From the genome of Malus sylvestris chromosome 13, drMalSylv7.2, whole genome shotgun sequence:
ttcgcacttgccctatctgttcctcaagcagatgcggaatcttccctggaaacataacatgttgaagatgagtactcgagagcaatgccaggtaagtaatcaggtaaggggttccaggcagtcagttcctggctggaagcctgattccaagtgctgactgattgctctttctccttgtcttgcaggtaaaaacaaggccaaagggaaagacagggaaaaagcatgatatgggatactcttgcttttaaccctgatgatatgagatattcttgctctagtatagcttgtttgcagaggtattatcggggggaaagaaagctgaatatttcgaaaggcttcgttgggagtgccctctcagatatgatgaagggttgagcatttttgcaggtctgcctgtccgttggggatggaggtcgacatatataggagtctccctaacaacaagtagtaatgctattcctttaccctgcttggtcatagcacggtagtgggagctgccagtttcacatgttttaactctgtcagagcactttgaaaaagtggtctgtggtatctggctctcgagattcggaaaacgatgcctcttcgatttttgagaaagcaatcatgctgggggtctggctctcgagattcggagagcagtgtctcttcgatttttgaggaagtaatcatgttgggagtctggctcttgagattcggagggcggtgcctcttcgattttggagcaagcaatcctgttgggagtgttgtctcaaatgtgagtacaggttgggcatgtttgctagtctaccttgccacgaagcacaaaggttgacacacagggactttccaattatccagcaatggtactgttcctttaccctctcttcgcttttgagaaagtagtcatgttgggagtctggctctcgagattcggaggacggtgcctcttcgattttggagcaagcaatcttgttgggagtgttttctcgaatgtgagtaaaggttgggcatgtttgctagtctaccttgccacgaagcacagaggttgacacacagggactttccaattatccagcagtggtactgttcctttacccttatgggtaataatatggtagctagaccttcaaaatttatgtgtctaaactttgttagtgctgtttctttgctattcttttacctttcttggtcagagcgatgtagtgggagctgcaagcttcacgtgctcaactttggcagagaactttggcaaaattatctgtggtacccatgagctattgttgcgtgtgacgggtgctgacaaggctagaaaagtaggtgcctcttcgatttctgagatcggccctcgtggtctctgagcagcccagcttttgagaaagcgagcgcctcttcgattgattcggagaacgatgcctcatcgatttttgagaaagcaatcatgctgggggtctggctctcgaagattcggggagcagtgtctcttcgattttttagaaagtaatcatgttgggagtctggctctcgagattcggaggacggtgcctcttcgattttggagcaagcaatcttgttgggagtgttttttcgaatgtgagtaaaggttgggcatgtttgctagtctaccttgccacgaagcacagaggttgacacacagggactttccaattatccagcaatggtactgttcctttaccctctcttcgatttttaagaaagtagtcatgttgggagtctggctctcgagatttggaggacggtgcctcttcgattttggagcaagcaatcttattgggagtgttttctcgaatgtgagtaaaggttgggcatgtttgctagtctaccttgccacgaagcacagaggttgacacacagggactttccaattatccagcagtggtactgttcctttacccttgtgggtaataatatggtagctagaccttcaaaatttatgggtctaaactttgttagtgctgtttctttgctattcttttacccttcttggtcagagcgatgtagtgggagctgcaagcttcacgtgctcaactttggcagagaactttggcaaagttatctgtggtatccatgagctattgttgcgtgtgggaagtgggtgattgaacagtaagattcatgtgttttctacttccccagaagtcttcgacaaaatgcccataatttccgcaaagctgagtgtgcgtgtgacaggtgctgacaaggctggaaaagtaggtgcctcttcgatttctgagatcagccctcgtggtctctggggagcccagcttttgagaaagcgagcgcctcttcgatttctgagatcggccttcgtggtctttgagcagcccaacttttgagaaagcaaacgcctcttcgatttctgagatcaaccctcgtgatctctaagcagcccagcttttgagaaagcaaacgcctcttcgatttctgagcaggcgcctcttcgatttctgaagctccgtcgagtgcagatttttataggggctggcattaagttccaaagcacacttgaatctccaccagtagaagcttcattcttgcacttctaagatcttgatttgtccgacctcttctctcttcaacacctttgaaaatgtctggcccctccgaccgtcgttttgacttaaaccttgttgaagaggcagccccgccttctccagacaacatatggcgcccatccttcgtctcccctactggtcctcttaccgttggggattccgtgatgaagaatgatatgaccgctgcggtggtggccaggaaccttctcactcccaaagataacagactactttccaaacggtctgatgagttagctgttaaggattcgctggctctcagtgttcagtgtgcaggttctgtgtctaatatggcccaacgcctatttgctcgaacccgccaagttgaatcattggcggctgaagtgatgagtctcaaacaggagattagggggctcaagcatgagaataaacagttgcaccggctcgcacatgactatgctacaaacatgaagaggaagcttgaccagatgaaggaaactgatggtcaggttttacttgatcatcagagatttgtgggtttgttccaaaggcatttattgccttcgtcttctggggctgtaccgcgtaatgaagctccgaatgatcaacctctgatgcctcctccttctagggttctgtccagtactgaggctccaaatgatccccctccggtgccttctctttctggggctctaccgactgctgagacttctcctaagcaacctttgtgaaggctccctcttgtgtgtttattttgactcatgtatatgtacatatttgtagcttatcggggatatcaataaataagctttccttcatttcaacgtattgtgttaaatacaccaaagccttcttcgctaagttctttgaattttcttttgttgaagcttgtatgttgaagctttctgagtggagcatgtaggttggggtagtgttcccttaatttcccgagtgaggaaaacttctcggttggagacttggaaaattcaagtcactgagtgggatcggctatatgaatcttagaacgccattgtgctcgatcctgtgtcatgtcctcaaACATAGTAATCAcataaaattaacatgtaaGATAACCGTTGGGCGAGATTGAGAGGACCCTTTGAGCCGCCCCAAGTGAATCTAAATTGGGCTTGGTTATCTCGAACACATAGTCAAAGGTATTGAACTGAGGATCTCTAAGTATAACATCAAAATTGTGCATCAAAAGTGTATTGCCACTTGGAGAAATTAAGCACCCCAGTCTATAACACAAAACAACCGATCTTTACTAAGGAGAAAAAAATGACAAGAAGTTAAGTTCGGACAACACTCCTCTTTACCAGGAAATAAGTAAATGCATCGAGATTAATTCCAACACAAATATCATTATACGAAAAGGTTTTGAATTTGACTTTGTCAGTACTTATTCATTGCAATACCAAATCGCAATCACAATCAAATTCAGAACAAGTAAACATTATCAGAGAACGCACGGCCCATACTGTTCTAAATTGCATACAGAGCTTCATTTAGTGAAATGCTACTAAAGAACAAGCAATGTCTACTCAACTTTAATCATGGAATTATGAAGTTTAATTTCGATAATCTCAAGAGATCGAAAAGCATTCTTTGAGAAGCTATAAATTCGATGAATACGcttattttgaaaacaaaaaagaaaagaaaaaagtagcATGAAAACAAACCTGGATTTTCAGGCACGCCAACATCTATCCGTTCCACCTCAACCTGATGAAACAGAAAACGAATCAAAAGATTGCAAATTTCAGCTGCTTTTCcattaaccaaaacaaaagatTCAATCTTGAATCATAATTTCCAATAACCAATAACTCACCGGCACGGCGGGGAATGCAGTTCTACCAGGATGATACTGATGCGATAGCTTGGGCGCCTTGCCTACTGGGGACAGCTGCGGGTCCACGGCCATACCAGCCGCCGATTCCCCAGGCTGACGGTCATGCCGAAGCTGCTTCACGGCGCGGTGAAGCCGCTCCAACCGAAACGTCTGGCCGTCAAAGAACAAAACGGCGTCGTTGTCCTTGTACTCCTCGCTGCTCCCCTTGAACGTGACATTGGGTTTCCCCAATTGGTTGTTCTGAAATTCGACCGCAACCCTATTGTCCTTGGTCTTCTTCAGCGCCCCGGGCTTCGTCTTGTCGATCGACGCCGGTTTGAATTCGTCTGCGGgccaaaaatcaaaagaatcGAAAGGAATTAAAAAAGACGTGGATTTTCTCTCCAACCAAACAGTATAGGATTGGATATGATAGGACGGGATAAATACTTACATCGGAGAGTGCAGTACTTGTTGGCGGAGTCGTCTTTGAAGGAGGGGCCGAGGGTTAGGTTGTACCAGCGATTGGGCTGGGGGCCGGTCTTGGGCTCTTCCTTGGAGTTGCTCGCCATTGTTTGGTGGCGGAGAATGTTTCAGGCGAACGCGGGACGGCGGATGTGGGGCCCACACCCTGCTGACATGGCAAGATGATCGGATCGACGATGGCAACTCAGGTGGAGTCTGGAGCGGAAAAGGAATCCATTGTGGGAGAAGGAGACAACGACGGATGGTCTCCACGGACAGCAGGCGTGTTTAGTGTTTGTCTACAGTTTACTGGGGACAACAAATAAATTCGATTCGCACCAACCCGACTCGGACGGGTTTGGGTCGGATTATGCGTGGAAGTTGAACAACCCAAATCCGTATATGTTACCCGTGTGTGGTGGGCTAGCCCAATACGTTCGTAGAGCAACCCAAATGTCCGGCCCAAACCCCTCTTATCCTCAAAGGGGACACGCGTCGCTCATGGGAGACTCATTCTGTTGAACATTCTGGCAAACGACGTCGTTCGGGTTCGTACTCCGAATTTTATCTCTTCACTGTAAGCAACGAACTCAGAACCCACGGGGTCAGGCGTGAAGCTCAGTCTCCAGCTGtagcaaaagaaagaagaaagccgAGAGTGGTTCGCTGAAATGGTTCAATCAGGCGGGAAAAATGTGGGCCAGATGATTTTAGGCATCGGCGGCAGCGGCCTGGGCCAGGCCCTTGCCGCCGTCGCCGCAGCTCTCTTGCTCCGCCTCATCTCCGGCCCAGGCCCAGCACTCTCACCGGAGGCTGACGCCGGCGACGACCACACTGATGTGATAGACGACGAAGCGGAAACTCCGGATGTCGGAAAAGTGGTTCCGGTCACAATCCGGTGGCGCAACATCAACTGTTCCCTCTCTGACAAATCCTCCACAGCTGTAAGTTTTCAATCTTTCATTAATTTTCATGTGAAATTTCCCGTTTCGACCTGTTTGCTTACCGAGAAAATGTGCAGGATAGAAGATTAAATTTCCTTAATTTTGAATGCTTAGGTCCGATTTCTGCTTAAAAACGTGAGCGGAGAAGCGAAACCAGGGAGACTACTGGCGATTATGGGGCCGTCAGGGTCAGGAAAGACGACGCTGCTGAATGTACTCGCGGGTCAGCTTGCTGCGTCACCGCGGCTGCGTTTATCGGGATTGTTGGAGGTCAATGGCAATCCTCGTCCAAACAAAGCCCATAAGTAAgcttttgtttaagtttcatggcTTGTTTTATGGTTTTTATTGGAATTTGTGCTGATTATATGGTTctcatttgtttaattttgtgttgGGGGGGTTAAGGTTTGCTTATGTGAGACAGGAGGACCTGTTTTTCTCGCAGCTGACGGTGAGAGAGACGTTGTCTCTTGCCGCGGAGCTGCAGCTTCCGGAGATATCTTCCTCCGAAGAAAGATTAGAGTATGTGAACAGCCTGTTGTTCAAGTTGGGATTGGTAAGAATGCATCGATGACtgatttttttgctataaaaatTTCATGCCATGAGAGTGTACGAATTTTGAACTTATTGGGAAATGATTAAGGTACTGATTGTAAGCTTATTCAGTtcgttttttaattttgggtttgttttgtttattgcaATAGATTAGCTGTGCTGATACCATTGTTGGTGATGTGAAAGTCCGAGGAATCAGTGGGGGTGAAAAGAAACGACTGTCTGTGGCATGTGAGCTGATTGCAAGCCCCTCTGTTATATTTGCTGACGAACCCACTACTGGTAAGCAAGCCTCGATTGCTAGCATTTACTGGAGATTGTGTCTTTATTTTCTTGTAGAAACAGGAAGCAGAACATTTTACTTACATTGTTTGACACAATATACCTTATTACCTATGGTGCTTCTAGGACTTGATGCTTTCCAGGCAGAGAAAGTAATGGAAACCCTTCGACAGCTTGCACAGGATGGACATACTGTAATCTGCTCCATACATCAGCCTAGAAGTTCTGTGTACAGTAAATTTGATGACATCGTGTTGCTAACAGAGGGTGCACTTGTCTATGCTGGTCCTGCACATGATGAACCACTAGCATACTTCTCTAAATTCGGGTTGGTGACTATGTCTGGTACCAAATGCTGTCTTTTGCGCACGCACCATGCTTAGATATTAACTTTCTCCATTACAAAGATGTGGCTTAAACCTTAAGTTGGGATAATTGGACATTGGCTACGTAGATTTTGCAATATGGGACATGTCTAGGCGATATATTGTGTGGCCCAGAGTTTGATAAGGGTAGATATATTAACCACATTCTTTTAGACCGGAAGATATCTTTCGATTTGTGGCTGTAAATTTGTGAAAGTTTAAACTAATTGTTGGTTTATCCAACAGGTACAATTGCCCAGATCATGTGAACCCTGCCGAGTTTCTAGCTGATCTCATATCCATCGACTACAGTTCTGCCGAAAGTGTCTACTCTTCTCAGAAAAGAGTAGATGCTCTTGTTGAATCATTTTCACAACAAGCATCACTAGTTCTCTATGCAACTCCGATTACAAGAAGGGGAGTGTCCAACAAAGGAACAGAGTTCAGCACGAAAAACAGAGTTCAGAAGAAGGGAGGTTGGTGGAGGCAATTCCGGTTGCTCCTAAAGCGTGCATGGATGCAGGTAAGACCTTTTGCTTTGTACTTAATTATTAGTCTCAAGAACAGACAAAAACAAGAATAGCTCAATGTGCATAGTAAATTAGTTCACTTTGGTTTAgagattgttttagttgtttcCTTTATAATGCCAGACAAAGCTTTGCAAGAATATAACTTGTTATCAACCTAACACCCACACTTTTTAAGTAGCATGTTAGAACTCAACAGTAAGGCAGATATTCATCTATGTAGGTGTGTTCGAACCTTGCATGATGAATTGGGCTGTTTTATGATTAAACTCCAGTTTCTTATTCTGTCTGATTGACTAAACAAACTGATTAGGCTTCTCGTGACGGACCAACAAATAAAGTTCGGGCAAGAATGTCAGTTGCATCAGCAGTCATATTTGGGTCAGTTTTTTGGAGAATGGGAAGATCTCAGACATCAATACAAGACAGAATGGGATTGCTTCaggtgtgaattttttttttatacatgatTTTGAGACGTTtttacctttattttttttatcaagtgtGTGAATTGGCAAAACTGGCTATAAGCACTATTGTTTTAGTTCCTGAATCAACTTGCATAGAGACACTCCTCGTTTCCTGCAGtgacaatctcttctacaaaattTGATTATATGATTATGAGCTTTACATGTAAAAGAATGAAAGTTTTTTTGTAAGGTGAATATTCAAAAAGTTTATTGAAGACCAGTGTCTCTATATAAGTTTTTAACTTCCTTTGGTCCTACTTATGGATATTTTCTCTCAGGTTGCTGTAATAAACACGGCAATGGCTGCTCTCACAAAGACTGTGGGTGTGTTCCCGAAGGAGCGTGCAATAGTAAATAGAGAACATGCTAAAGGGTCTTATACATTAGGACCCTATCTTCTATCTAAGTTGTTGGCTGAGATTCCTGTTGGATCAGCATTTCCATTAATGTTCGGCGCCATTTTGTACCCCATGGCTCGTCTTCATCCTACTTTATCGAGGTTATCTACATCATTGTTATGAATGTCCAACATGAGATGATGTTCTGTAACctccttttcttcaagtgttaagtaaattctttaATTTGGGTTGCAGTATGAGACGCAATTACCAATCTGGTAACTGTAACACAGAATCACACCTGCACGCACGATATATAAGGAAGCTGTCACGGTTCCCAATAATAGAGGCAATAAATCCCTTACTAGACATGTGGAAACTAATATCTGCCTAAGCATGTACTTGCCATATTTTAGACTGTACATTATGAATAAGCTGAGCGGTTTCCCTTTGCCAAAATCAATAGATGCATATCAGGGATTCAGGGTGATTGGGCAATCAGTAAGCGGGGAGTAGAAAAGGAGTTGGAATTAAAAATGTCAGGGTTCTGTATACCTGTATAGGATACTTACTGTTCATTGGTTGGTAATTTCTTTTTGCAAATTTTATTGTTGTGAAAACTGAAAAGTGGCCTCATTAAGATTGATGACAAGGTTTACGTGCAATTTTGTGGCCTTTTAGATTTGGGAAGTTTTGTGGTATTGTGACGGTGGAATCTTTTGCGGCCTCTGCTATGGGTCTAACCGTTGGCGCAATGGTTCCAACCACTGAAGCAGCTATGGCTGTGGGACCTTCACTTATGACAGTTTTTCTTGTATTTGGAGGCTATTATGTCAATGCAGAGAATACACCAATCATCTTTCGTTGGATTCCTAGTGTCTCTCTAATTAGATGGTAAGATCAAAGATCACTTGCCATTTTCCTGAAGGAAAGAAGAAGTCCATTGATTGCTTATCTAGATCATATGATACAATTAAGTATTGTTTCCTTTACCTTACGATTGTATATTGCAGGGCTTTTCAAGGTCTTTGCATCAATGAGTTTAGGGGTCTTCAATTTGATCATCAGCATTCCTACGATATTCAAAACGGAGAGCAGGTACAAGGAGAACCCTGTTTGAACTTTCAGGAAAATAAACCGTCTGCTCTTTATTAATAGAACCTAATACTACGTAGGAAGCATAGGCGTAAACCCTTTGCACTAGTATCACAATTTTGTACTTCCATGTGTATGGTTCTTAAAATTAACACAGTATCGTTGATTGAGAAATGCTTCCTCCACAGCCATATCTAGCTATAGGTGTTGGGATTTGGTGATCAGTATCCTATCTCATATGAATATTTTTCCTACTCATGAAGTAGATAATTTTGCCACTGATATTTTATATCTAAGACCTTCTACTTTGTTTCCTTCTTATTTTGCAGGCACTTGAACGCATCTCCTTCGGAGGAAGTCACATCAGGGAGACATTGGTAGCTCAAAGTAGAATACTGTTGTTTTGGTATAGCACCACTTACCTTCTCCTTCAGAAAAACAAACCGAAATACCAGCTGCTGGAGGCCGCACCTCTTGACCAAATCCAACCAGCGGTGCAACCTGAGCTCTTAAATACCGAACAAGATGAACAAAACGAGCCAAAGGAAGTAAATGAACAACCCCTAACGGTTGAAAAGGTCGAATTAAACCAGCCACCAAGTGAATCACCTCCAATTGACTTTGTCCTAGAAGGTTTGTGATTACTTGGGCATTAGTAGTGTTGTTATGAGATGTGCCACTATTTATTAATCTATTTCATACAGGTGCTAAGTAAAGGAGATATGTTAGCAAATAAGGGAGCCTCGTGCCTTTTTCTGTCCCAATGAGCCATATTTCCTATGCAACAAGACGATTGACGATGATTAATCGTGTTGCAGTATTGTATATCCAAATCAACTTAGAAATCATAGCTACCACCTTGCAATTGATGAAGATGTATGTCTTTCGTATATGATCATGGCAACCCGGTGTAGACGTATTTCCGTGGGATCTTTTTCAGTATTTTGTGTCAAGAGAAAGGCATGATTTGCACTACTATCTTTCTGTTAGTTCATTACTTATCATGCAAAAGCTTTTCTATGTTATCCAAGTTTTCAATGTACTACAGATTAGGCCAGTTGGTTACGACAGGCACACAACCGCACATTGCTCTTTTGAGCTCAAGTTTGAGTCTTTGCCTCGGTAGATTTGTAATTTAGAAAGTTACATTGGCCTAggtcaaaataataataataatgtgtgtgtatatatgtatgttgcattggcataaaaattaaaaataaaaataaaaaaaaaaacgtgccTTTCATTCAACGCTACCTAACCGTCTACAGAACAAATCTTTTTAACATTGTCATGTTGCTGTTGGCATCCATCTGTTTATGTAGCTTCGAAGATTGAGTTCTTCTAAAACACGATGCGAAATTGGTCAAACTGTCCTCGTAAGATGTGTTACATTAATGCTCgtttgaaattatttttaaaatcattgaAAGCGTtttgataaaaacaaaattttttaaatcaattattagtaaaaatataattaaatttaaaaaaaaaaacatttgagtGCCTTCAGTTCTTTTtacagttattttaaaagcgtTTTCAGGATAACCATGATATGAGATCTTTCAACTTTATCGGAAAGTGTGTcggaaaagaaaatgagatggCGGCTGCTGACACGGATAAAAAACGGTTACGCAAAATGTATAAAATCAATGGATTAGAATTGGTTTGCCGTCCCCATCACAATATAACTTCCAAAACAAGAAACTTCTTCCAGGGTTCACTCTCCTCAAGTTCAAAGAATCCAACCCCAAAAAAGCCACGCGCAATTTGCCACATGTCACTCCTAcgcggtctctctctctctctctctctctctctctctctctctctctctcattggtAGCATCTATATATATGTACCTTGCACGTACCTCGTTGGCAAACAAAAACATACATCAAACTTTGGAAAAGCTAAAAGCTTAGTAACCATGTCTACAGCAATGCTAATCACTGCACTTCACTCAGCTCTTCCACCGCCGCGGCATCTCAACTCCGGCTGTAACCGAAAGACGGGGTTGTTGGAAATACGGCGTAGGCATTGTCCTATGACGATTTCTGCGTCGTCGCGTGGTCATGATAACTACGACGGCAGACTTGTGGACGAGGACATGATTGTGCTTCGAATGCGAATTCGCGACGCGGAGATGCAGGACGATGATCACCAACCGCCGTCGAACTGGATGCAGTGGGAGAAGCAATATTATGCACACTACAACTCGGACATCTGCGAAGGCGTGGGGTTGCTGCAATCCCAATTGATGAACACTAGGCCTAGCGTGGCGTTGGGAATGCTTGCTCTTGTTACACTCAGCGTGCCCGTATCCGCGGCTGCTTTGATGTTCCCGTTGCTGGACATTTTCAAGGGGATCTTAGCCAATGGGAATATTCACTTTTAGTTCAAGCATGCGTGGCTTCATTGGCTTCTGTAAATAGATACacatattaattatttatttaaattttttatttt
Proteins encoded in this window:
- the LOC126595998 gene encoding ABC transporter G family member 7, with protein sequence MVQSGGKNVGQMILGIGGSGLGQALAAVAAALLLRLISGPGPALSPEADAGDDHTDVIDDEAETPDVGKVVPVTIRWRNINCSLSDKSSTAVRFLLKNVSGEAKPGRLLAIMGPSGSGKTTLLNVLAGQLAASPRLRLSGLLEVNGNPRPNKAHKFAYVRQEDLFFSQLTVRETLSLAAELQLPEISSSEERLEYVNSLLFKLGLISCADTIVGDVKVRGISGGEKKRLSVACELIASPSVIFADEPTTGLDAFQAEKVMETLRQLAQDGHTVICSIHQPRSSVYSKFDDIVLLTEGALVYAGPAHDEPLAYFSKFGYNCPDHVNPAEFLADLISIDYSSAESVYSSQKRVDALVESFSQQASLVLYATPITRRGVSNKGTEFSTKNRVQKKGGWWRQFRLLLKRAWMQASRDGPTNKVRARMSVASAVIFGSVFWRMGRSQTSIQDRMGLLQVAVINTAMAALTKTVGVFPKERAIVNREHAKGSYTLGPYLLSKLLAEIPVGSAFPLMFGAILYPMARLHPTLSRFGKFCGIVTVESFAASAMGLTVGAMVPTTEAAMAVGPSLMTVFLVFGGYYVNAENTPIIFRWIPSVSLIRWAFQGLCINEFRGLQFDHQHSYDIQNGEQALERISFGGSHIRETLVAQSRILLFWYSTTYLLLQKNKPKYQLLEAAPLDQIQPAVQPELLNTEQDEQNEPKEVNEQPLTVEKVELNQPPSESPPIDFVLEGAK
- the LOC126596000 gene encoding uncharacterized protein LOC126596000 → MSTAMLITALHSALPPPRHLNSGCNRKTGLLEIRRRHCPMTISASSRGHDNYDGRLVDEDMIVLRMRIRDAEMQDDDHQPPSNWMQWEKQYYAHYNSDICEGVGLLQSQLMNTRPSVALGMLALVTLSVPVSAAALMFPLLDIFKGILANGNIHF